One part of the Litoribacterium kuwaitense genome encodes these proteins:
- a CDS encoding MATE family efflux transporter — MYHADTWKEKVILFLKIIWPIVVTQVGLAAMNFVDTVMSGRVSKEDLAGVAIGSSLWMPVFVGINGILMAASPLIAHLIGQGKHKHISRTVSQTLYVAVGMAIVLFIAGAFFLRPILGLMELEPKVEHVAFHYLIGLSIGIIPLFATNVLRYFFDAQGFTRITMMIILLAIPFNVVLNAGFIFGYFGLPALGGIGAGYATAITYWITFLISVIITFRNRTFREHKLFIKWPRPELKAWKEILSIGVPMGLSVFFEASIFSVVTLFMGALFDTLTVSAHQIALNVTSMIFMVPLSMAMGLTILVGYSVGGGKRENARQYAILGVGGSIGFLMLCSVFLFTFREVIASAYTTDPAVIQLAGAFLMIATLYQVSDGAQASLQGVLRGYKDVNVPFWIAFVSYWIIGIPSGYILAQMTTLGPFGFWVGIIIGLTSAAIGFLIRLRTIRKRDSRFVTHSVNEPTH, encoded by the coding sequence TTGTACCATGCAGACACTTGGAAAGAAAAAGTGATTTTATTCTTAAAAATCATTTGGCCGATTGTCGTCACACAAGTTGGATTGGCTGCGATGAACTTTGTCGATACGGTGATGTCGGGGCGCGTAAGTAAGGAAGACCTTGCAGGTGTGGCGATCGGATCAAGCTTATGGATGCCTGTTTTTGTCGGCATTAATGGGATTTTAATGGCGGCATCGCCTTTAATTGCTCATTTGATTGGCCAAGGTAAGCATAAGCATATTAGCAGGACGGTTAGTCAAACGCTATATGTGGCCGTCGGCATGGCGATTGTGCTCTTTATTGCAGGAGCGTTTTTTTTACGGCCAATTTTAGGCTTGATGGAGTTAGAGCCTAAAGTAGAGCATGTTGCTTTTCATTATTTGATCGGGCTGTCCATTGGGATTATTCCGTTGTTTGCCACGAATGTACTGCGTTATTTCTTTGACGCACAAGGTTTTACACGGATTACGATGATGATTATTTTACTCGCCATTCCATTTAATGTTGTCTTAAATGCCGGGTTTATCTTCGGCTATTTCGGGCTTCCAGCGCTGGGAGGGATCGGAGCTGGCTATGCGACAGCAATTACCTATTGGATTACGTTTTTAATTAGTGTAATCATCACGTTTAGAAACCGTACATTTCGTGAACATAAGCTATTTATAAAATGGCCGCGGCCTGAGTTGAAAGCTTGGAAGGAAATTTTGTCTATTGGTGTTCCGATGGGGCTTTCAGTCTTTTTTGAAGCGAGTATTTTTTCTGTCGTCACCTTGTTTATGGGGGCGCTGTTTGACACCTTGACTGTCTCTGCTCACCAGATTGCTCTAAATGTCACATCGATGATCTTTATGGTGCCTTTGAGTATGGCGATGGGACTAACGATATTAGTTGGGTATTCTGTCGGGGGCGGAAAAAGAGAAAATGCAAGACAATATGCAATTCTAGGCGTTGGTGGCAGTATCGGGTTTTTGATGCTCTGTTCGGTCTTCCTCTTTACGTTCCGCGAGGTGATCGCGAGTGCCTATACGACCGATCCGGCAGTCATTCAATTGGCAGGCGCCTTTTTAATGATTGCGACGCTTTACCAAGTGTCTGACGGTGCACAGGCGTCACTTCAAGGGGTGCTGCGTGGTTACAAAGATGTGAACGTTCCTTTTTGGATTGCTTTTGTTTCCTATTGGATCATTGGCATTCCATCAGGCTATATCCTTGCCCAGATGACTACACTTGGTCCATTCGGTTTTTGGGTTGGGATCATTATCGGGTTGACGTCAGCTGCGATCGGCTTTTTAATTCGTCTGCGAACGATCCGCAAAAGAGACAGCCGATTCGTGACGCACTCAGTGAACGAACCAACTCATTGA